A window of Benincasa hispida cultivar B227 chromosome 9, ASM972705v1, whole genome shotgun sequence genomic DNA:
aaaagaaaaaagtaatatTATGGACAATCCTAAATTTATGGGAATTGATCCAAACGTGGAACATGGCATGCATTATGCATATGATGATGATATTCACCCCcccatttatttcttttatttttaatagttttttttttttcatcagaaagagaataaatctttatttaaaaaaaaaaacagtagaAATAGTAAGTTTGAATTAACAAATAGGGATATGACAATAAAGTTGGGGTGCGGGTttgttttaatatattaaaaattagagaaaatatcaatttacctTCCTAAATTTTAGGAATGGTATAAATTTAGACCCTGAAATTATATAAAAACTTGTGTAACAATAtcaatttacaattattttttatttgagaaaatTTCGTGTGAAACTtagaattatattaattaaatccctaaattttcatagataaatcaatttagacttttAGTAAGAATTTTCAAAAGTCTACATATGCTTGAGAATCAATACGTACGTGGGTGATTTTCAAAAGTAATTGAAATGAAAAGAAGAGTTTAACTAACTCAcgatattgataaaataaaatcaagatGATAATcgtttaaattaatacatttacaaaagtttaatgtttaaattgatacaactattaattcattattttaattgatacaattctaaaGTTTAGggatgtaaattgatattttccttaacaattaaaaatctacttaaaaaaaaaaaaaatccttttctttactttttttctCCCGATAATATGTGATGTGGGGATTAGGCATTTGGTATTAAATCTTAAAGGTGTGGATAGTATAAATATTATGCCAATTGAAGTTTATTGATtgtagtaataaaaaaattagttaagcAAGAAGTTTTGAATAATCATAATTAGTGTCCCCtaattttcttaaaagaaaaataaatttggcATAAGAatgagaataataataataataaaaaagagcATTAATTTTGCCTTTTCCTTCACTCTTGAGATGATGATTTGTACAAGGTACAAAGAAAccatagaaagagaaagagaggctCCCATGTGAGTGTGATTTGGGGACAAAGCAAAGGAGGGGAAGGTGGGCTATTTGAAACAGTTCACATGGGAGGGAAAAGAGAGCAGGGCATTATTCTTACAAGCCcccctctctttctttttcacaGCTCACATCCCCCTTTTCTTCTCCATGGAAAATACTATTCAATAACATATAGACTCTATTAATATGTTTCATGGAGTTGATGACttggatttttttattcaacaatTACATCTACATCATTTAACACACATTTTTTACTATTAGATACCACAAATGTTCAACAAAAATTATCACTTTTATCTTAGTTAAAGGTTTTACTTATCTACACCTCACTTCCAGTTGAATAAATTCGCCATCTAATCTAAGCATAATTCAATTAGATTAACATAAATACTTTTAACCAAAATGTTAGATATTCAAATCCCGTGTGTTCAAATacttgaaaaggaatttaaaaaatgtaattgatcttgcatgcatatatttaggttaaattacGATTTTAGTCTCTCTATTTTAAAGTCTACGTTTGgttcttgaattttcaaaagtgtCTAATGagttcctaaactttcaattttctatCTAATaggttataaaatttaaaaatagtttaacacaaatttttaaattttttaaattttattttcaagattttttttaaattttgtatctaataggaTATTTGACCTATTtgttatatatttgtattttttttttttataaaaaatgaaagtttaaattAACACTTTCAATTTTGGATTGACCTATAATATTTTTACGTGAAAATAGCAATTTATATCCCTGAACTTTAagagttatatcaatttaaatcttgaactaATTATTATATCCATTTAAACACTGAACTTTGAGGgtcatatcaatttaaactctaaaatagtataattatatcaatttaaaccccaagcttttataagtgtatcaatttaaaccatgaactttcataattgtaacaatttaaaccctccattatgttttatttggatatataaattgatacacttatgaaaattCTAAGTTTagattgatataattatttgtttgaagtttaaattgatacaactcctaaaattcaagatttaaattgatacaattgaTGCAATAATTAAGTTAAAGTTTAAATTGTCACAATCCCAAAATTTAagggtataaatatttttaaagttcaaggaccaattagatacaaaattgaaagtttaaatataTCTAATAGATGCTTtttaaagttttcattttgagtTCAACAACCTATATACAAAGTGGAGAGATCTAAACTATCTCTGATAGTTTAGATCTCTTAGGCCGGTTAAATTATATGCTTAGattaataacaattttcaaaatgaacatttctcAATTAACGTAGTTTATTTTAACAATCAAAAGGTACGTAATTCGAACAATCCCTCACCCCATATATTAAAGGATCCTTTAATTCATGAGGAATGTACCAATATTATGATGCTAGCAGCTAGGCAACAGTatgatttttaattgttttaggGAGTACTTGAGAGTGATATTTGGCATATGGATTGATTGATAAACCAACAACATGGTTAATGGGAGATGTTCCTACCACAAGAATTTTGAGTTACCTActcaaaacattaattatatataatcatcCTTTCATTaataattcttattattttactatttatatCTCATGTATATCTTAATTATGACACTCATATCCATTTAATACTAGCCAGGAATTCATAGATTTgaacattttatttaataatacaTATGCAGCCTACAATAAGATTTTCTATtcccataaaaacccaacattatATGAAGAAATGCaaattatgtaaattttttattttaaacataatttaGTTTATGAAGGTTCATATTTACATTTGTTTGGATAttgaaactatttagaagtcctatatttattttctaaattttgtattaaaaaatattttagtccTTACTCTTTActattactttttcttttttcaaaaaaaaaaaaaaaaaaaaaaaaaaactctaatctatttaaaaaccaaatacctaactttattatgaaaataatttacTAACTAAAATATCTCGCATTTCCATTCACTCAACCCATGtgtataaaaaagaaattattagttttaatttgaattctaGAAATGTCTCTAAGGTCAATTGTAATTGTAAAGGTGATGTTTTAACGACACTAATTTTCAAGATTgtagtaaattagatttaaattgACTCATTAAAAAATTTACTGTAGATTAAAAATActtgcttaatttttttttagtcaaaATCTTTATAAAATTACTAGGGTATAATCGGTTGAGTTTAGCTCAATTTGATTATTGGATAATGTCACACCAATTAATCgatgatttaattttatcatttatgtACGTTGATTCATGATTCACTTAATCCCAAGTGTGAAGGTGGTTTCGGTCAAGTTAGAGGTAGGCACAAATGAGTATATGCCACGTTAACTTCACATTGTATTGAGTTGTGGGAGTTATCAAGTGGATCGCTCAATCGACATTGCTATCcattaataaataatgaatgaCTATAACGAACTGAAAAAGTTAATTAGTTGGTTTATTAGTTCGAAGAGATTCAACAACTCAAATCGAGCTAAACTGAATCAATTACACATCTAGTATAGTTTATGAATATTTTGAGTTAAATTGATTAAAGTCATTCCACACatatgttatttattattaagattcaatttttattggTTAGATCTTTTTCTATTGAATTTAACATCGCGAAACTTGAATCGACAACAACTTCAATTGGTTTAAatctctcttttatttaaagCTAACAAGTTAAAatagaaaagagaaaaacataaaatcaaTGTCATATACAGATAAATCCATAATTTCATTATATCGTAAACAtatagagaataaaaaaaaaaaaaaaaagtcataaatGGGTataactaaatataataaaaggtACAAGATAAAAGGTTTACTTTACAACttaaacattaatttttttttcccatttttataattttctaacaaaatatcTCACTCAACATCAATATTTCAATCTTTTCACTAACATTTCTATGGAAGTGAGATCTAAACATTTTCATGGATAATAATAGTAATACACTAAACACTATATCTATATGGTCAGTTTGATAGGTAACTCAGATTGTGTTTTACAAATATGCATTTGGTTGACTATCcgaattttatttttggattatgtgatttaaatagtaaaattctaaaaaacaactttttttaaaatcttttcagtatatccagattttgaattcaaaattttaaaaggcagaattatattaaatatgataaaaacaataacaaatataGTATTTCATGTTATCAATTCAATtacttttgttaaattaaaatatgcaatacataatatttatatattatatgataatataaaataatataagtatacaatttttttttttcataaaacaagttcataaattaattagtaatagtTTATAATCAATCTAGTATTTAGTAagtaactaaaattaattttatagtttataaatatattttttaaaaaaatgtttgttcaattagaaattaatttcttaatatgctatcaacatatatctaaaaattaaaaaaaaaaaaaaaacataaaatacaagtttgttttctttaaatttcttattttcagATAGTtcgtatttaatatatatatatatagtaaaaatAAGGGGAGGGGATGTCAATGACAATGGGTCACATCGGCACGTGGTGTCTGATATCTtttgtataaatatatacacacacatatatatatttaatgtgGAATTTGAGATgttaaaattaaagaagaagaagaagaatggccTTAGTATGCATCCCCCACAGCTGTTGCTAGCTGTCCCTAATCCCATCTCCCCATGTGACCCACTTTCCCCCCCTTCCCCCTATCAATTTCAATTATAATCATCCCCCAACTCCAAtaacatttcttcttcttcttcttcttcttcttcttgccctttaaacattatttatttatttatttatttattattttttatgctTCTTATCAGTTAGTTAAGTTTAGTTCCTAATAAATCCATTTTCCTCTATATTTGAAACACTTGTTTTCTTTCTCCTCTTTAATTATTACCAATTATGGCTCAATTGCCCCCAAAAATACCCTCTTTCCCTCAAAATTGGCCTCATTTTCCTCCTCCTAACTCAATGCCCAATTTAACTCCTCCTCCTCCGCCGCCCTCCTCCTCCCCCACCACCCACCAACCCAACTCTTCTTGGCTCGATGATTTCCTCGACTTCTCCACCGCCCGTCGCGGCCTTCACCGGAGATCCATTAGCGACTCCATTGCCTTCCTCGAAACCCCTTTTTCCGATCAATGTCGCAACTCATCCCCCGCCCTTCTTCATCCTCCTCCTCCCTTTGACCGCCTTGACGATGACCAGCTCATGTCCATGTTTTCCGATGACATTTCCATCCCTCTCCCTGCTTCCCCTTCCAATCCTTCCACCCCTTCCGATCAAAATAGTAACAACGATGACAAAAACCCCACCGATGACCCCATGCTTTCGCCGCCCCCACCGACTCTTCCGCCGCATCAGTTGAAGAATGAACCCGCCGACGTCGAAATTAGCTCCGGCTGCCAACTCCTGCACCAATCTCAACCTCCGCCACCTTCCTCCGCCGGTGATAACTCCATTGATCCCAAGCGAGTTAAGAGGTATGAATTTTTCAATCAATCAATTccaaaaatctaataaattctTGAAATTTCAATTCATTCAACTACTAATAAAACTCTTAAACCACTAAAAACACACtaaacaaattataattaacGTAACATTTGTGCATGGGTGACCACTACATTATAATTAATGTAACcaacaaatataatattaattaaattagaattaaagcaTAATAATCATTGGTgggtggatttttttttttttttttggtattagAATTTTGGCAAATCGACAATCAGCACAAAGGTCGAGAGTGAGAAAATTGCAATACATTTCTGAGCTCGAGAGAAGTGTAACCACATTACAGGTAcggatttaatttaatttaataaagtttaatttcctctttaattaaatattatttttttaattgctatcaattaaataaattatatataatcacaaatataattatatatttatattttttttttgggtggtGGTAGACTGAAGTATCAGCATTGTCCCCAAGAGTGGCATTTTTAGACCACCAAAGATTGATTCTAAATGTTGATAATAGTGCTCTCAAGCAGAGAATTGCAGCATTGGCCCAAGATAAGATTTTCAAAGATGGTAAATTATTCCTAATTTTTCAAACCCATTTCTCActctctttttaaatttatgttgccatctatattttttaatcCACTTCTATATGCAAAAgctcaaatttttgttttaaaaaaggtTAGCCATATTGATAGATTATAATTGGATAACTAGATAGACTGCAAAAAGATAGGTGCAGACTACTACGATACACGAGAAAAATTTCTAATACTAACGTAGTATATATTCTTTAATTTCACTCATATTTTAACACGTCATTAGAcgatatattattttagataaattacaaatttggtctctatagtttaaagaaaattataatttagttcttatagtATATAATTAGAATATAGTCTCCATAGGAACTATTTATGAGAATATTATCAAAGTATAGAGACTATTAATGAGACTTTATCTAATTATAAgaaccaaatttataattattactGATATTTTAATTCATGGGTCCAACAATAATGTTTAAATAGACAAATTTTTAtagataaaaaaatgtcaaactatttatagaaataataaaaaaatactaataggCAATGATCGACTTCTGTTagtagtgtctatcagtgatagaccttCTAGCagtttctatcagtgatagacattaatagatttctattagtctctataaaaaagattaaatttttactattttgtgtaaatagtttatcttatttttctatttttaaaatattcttttatgACAAGCCAAGAGGTTTTCTATATTACGATAGTACTAGGTTTTTTTCCATAATGCAGCtaagtaatattttaaaaaaaagaaaaatgataataaatggggtttttttttttttaattattaatgtaGCTCATCAAGAGgcattaaagaaggaaatagagaGATTGAGGCAAGTTTACCACCAACAAAGTTTGAAGAAAATGAGCAGTAATCAAAATGGGGCGGCGCAACCGCAACCACCGTCGTCCGGAGAAGGTACTCCGCTGCAAGTGGCTGAGACGGAGAAGGAGCAGGCTGTAAGTTGACCGTGaaaaaatgaatgaatgaattgCTAACAAAATGAACTTTCTTCACGTGATTTGCTTCCAATTCCCACTTGGATGTTTATGTGGTGGGACCACACTTGACAGCTCGACAATCAATGGTCAGCATCTTGACACGTGGATGGATTGATTTAGGAGGGTgattatgaaaaagaaaaacaacaaattgtttttctttcttttttcttttcaatttttttaacagTAATGGAAAAGAAGATAACTATCAGTCTGGATCTGTTGGGGTAACGAATCTGGGTTTCTTTttctgtcttttttttttcaagataaattttttattaaaaattggGGTTTTTTTAAGGGTGGatttattaattggattaattaaTGTATTGAAGCAGATGTTGTCAGGAATTGATGGTCTAATTGTTTGAATATTTTCTTATATGCTTTTCTTCTCTAGCTGCTCCAGCCTCCAAATCATGTGAACatgttctttcttcttcttcttattatttattctatttttgaaaattttgaaatatttaatacaTTAAATTAACTCTTTCCAATGTTGGGCTCATTTTAACTTTTCCCTattactctctctctctcaatataagattattatcattattaaaaatttagttaATGAGCAAATTAGGCAATCATATAACTTTGGTGCATATACAAGTCCACATGACACATTCAAATGTCATGTTAATTCATGATATTGGGTTAGCTTGTCATTACTATTTAGATGTATAATTAATATCAAAGACTGAAacggaaagggaaaaagaaaaagaagagagaaaagtattctaaaagaaaaactgTATTGGTGTAGGttcagaattaaaaaaaattggatacAGTATACAAATCCAACATTCTCCTGCATTTCTTGTAATTTGACCACATCATTCTACTTGTCTCAAACAGATGGTTCCTACTCATGTGATCAAAGATGAAGTATTAAATTGTATATCAAATGTACCTTTCAGGACTAACAGAGGGAATAAgagaaaaaccaaaaatgaaataatagcaaaatatgaGTTGGCAGCTACTCGTATATTAAAGGATAAAAATGTTACACAAGTGCAAATTATAGTACATATCAGATGTGTCTTAAGCCTGAGGCATTACATAAAACATctcaaagaaagaaagaagaaaaaaaataataacaacacCCAACGATCACTAatcttaaaaatcaaaatgctaGAATGTATCGTTCGAATCTGAGATAAAAGACATGTCTGTTATGTTCTATGGTTAAAACATTTAACTTTTACATTCTAATCTTATTTTTTGGACACTACGTTGAGAAACCGAATCATAGAGTTTAGTAGTGTAAGTTTATGCTAGTTGAAAAATGCTCAGGTTTACCTTCTAATCTAAAACTTTGGAAAtctcttttgtttttgaaaatgtaAATGGAATCATCTGATTTCTCAAGCTTCCAACTAGAGCTCCCTCATCTGTTTAGTCATCATCTGATTTCAATTCTACAGAGAACACCCTGAACTATATGGTATGCCAATGACATGGAAATCGAGTACAATTATCTAGACCTGAGCTTGTATATCCATGGTGTTCGAGAAGTTATTTGAGACGGTCATTTGCGGCTCATCGCTTACTTGTCGAGAAAATCGCCTTCTGTGCTTTCCCCAGTTTCTCATTACAGCTATCATTAATCTCCAAATGGTATTCTGTTGAAAACTGAAGTTATGAGCATTAAATATGTATAATGTGAGAGCTATTGTTGATACTCCTCCACTCAATACAAATAATATGAAGAAGCTGTTGGGGCTGAGGCTTGAATTTTCATCCTTTGCATCCTCATCCTCACATTTCTCATTAGCAATCATGCTATCTTCCAAATCTCTGAACTTCCCAGTTTCAGATACCTTAAGCAATGCTTCATTAATATCCGTTAACAGTGGAGAGCCTCTTGGAAATGCCTGTAGGTGGGAAACAAAGACAAAAAGTATTAATCGTTTTCCAAGTGAGTCTTTGAAATGCAGAGTATTTACATGTGATATGCTATTAAAAAGAATAGCAGCAAAGCAACAAGGACTTACAAATCCAAATCCTCCAACTTTGTAGGTTGGCCCAGAAACCATGAATTCCCTACAAAATCTTGCAAGgaatatttttacaaaaggGACTTCAAGAAAAGCAGCTGCTATCTCCTGGTTTCTGAGAGCTTCAGCATAATCATCAGGTGTAGAGTAGTTTCTTATGTTTTTGGCACGAAAATGTAAGACATCTTCCAAATATCTTTTGACAAATgatcctctaccaaatccgaccAACGCATTTGTCCTTTGGAGAGTTTCGATATTCGTTATAGTCGGTTCGAGCTTTTGAATAGTGAGCATGCTTGTAAGGTTAGCAGTATATATTTGAGTTATCACAAGTGCCATAAATAGCCAAACCACCATGGTCATCCTGGACAAGTTACTGTGCAGCACATTACCTATGGTCAAGAAATCAGCCAATATGATGTTAGATTATCTATTTACCCCCCAAATGCAAAACAAAAATTCATCAGCTGTGTGTTGGTTACCATGTAAGGAGAAGAGGGTGGTGAAGGATGAGCAAAGCATGGTTCCAGCTTGATTAAACATCGAACCTTCATGACTCAGATAATGATTTCTTTCTATGAACCAGACTACAAAGCCATTGTAGACATTTATCACAGCAATTGCAAACCACATGGTCACTGTAAAGGGCTTTGTGAACATCAATGCTCGATTACTTGTATCTTTTATGGTAGGAACTACCATCACCAGCCCTGCTTCTGAGTAAGGATGTGTAAACTCTGCATTTTTATAGCGTCGTGATAATATCGCTATATCACCTACGACTGCGTCGAAGTTCTTCATAGACAAGCAGAATAGGAAAAGATTGTTAGGAAGGAGAAAAGTAACAGTAATTTTTGTATGTCTGATACATTGCGTGGGAAGAAGCATTTTCTTCCATGACTTTTCAGTGTTAAAAATCTTCTTgcaaaattttgttaaaatgagATGGCAGTTAATGGTATTAAGTTATGGCCGAATTAAATAAGAACTTTAATATTCGTGCAAAGATTGGCAAGTTGTTCTTGTAgcagcaatatattgaagaaaatatgaatatttttctttacCTTCAGGTAGACTTGCTCCACCAAATCATCATATGGTCCATCGAAACGAAAAAATTGGTACGGCAGAGGGAAGTTAAGGTTGTCTATTGTTGCTTTAAACAGATCAATTGCAAGTCCATTGAAGGATAAATTGTTTCCCATAGGATCTTCTTCCACATGTACATACTGTTTGAACATGGAACTAGTTGGCACCCCAATTCTCAATGAATTGGCATCTGTTGATACAACCCATCCCCTTGGAGTTATCGAAGATCCACCTGGCCAAAACACTTCACCGAGATCCTTCATCGACAAGCTCGAAGACGAATTTTTCCTCAACTCTCTTGAGAAGCCTAATTTATCAGACCAGAAGCCTAGTTCTCTATAACTCCTCCCCATCACATTGATGATCTGAAAAGTATCAGATAAGGCTAATTTTCTGTCCTTAAACTGAATCTTTCCACTGAGTCCTTGAAAATCAGTGAGCTTTATTTTTTCCAACAAGTGATTACCCTTTTCTTGGATTTCACTCATTGCCATAGCTGCTGTCCTTGCAGCATCATAAGCCTGAATCGCGAAAATTCCAGGCTCGTGATTGTCCTCGTCAGAATGCTCTAATCTAAACCGTTTACAAAACCGACGATAAAATTCATGAAATGGAGGATTGTCTTCAGGGAAGAAGCTCTTGACTCCAACAACTCCTTGTAGTAAAGAGTTGATAGAAGCATTGAAAGAATGTGCAAGGTTTGTGAAAGAATCAGTAGTGATCCAAACATAGTCCTTTCCCATCATTCCCATATCTTTGGCTATCTCAAATAGACGTAATGCCAACTTGAAAGACATATGAACTACAAAAATTCTGCTTGACCCTCTTCTTAGCCTCTCCAATTCTTTGGAAAATAAATCAGAATCAAATTGAGAGAGACCAACAAATTCACTTACTTCAGCTCCTATGTCTCTGAGGGCATGTACAAGATGAGGAAATATTCCAGTGGTTGAGAAATCTCTATCTTCATATATAACATTGACTAGGTGCCAATCCCACGAACTGACGATACCAGCTATAGCCCTCATTTGATTTAACTGGGAGGGAGAAGCTTGGACCAAAAACTCGAACCGCTCAGTTGCCCAATTTGGTATTTCATTAACTAAGGCTAGAACTGGAATCTGTTTCTCATTTCCAACCTCAGCAACTACGGATGCAGCTTCCCAAGTTTGTGGTCCTATAAGAATCTGAACTCGTTGCATACTGATGAGATCATTAGCTGCAAATTCAATAGAACGTTTAGATTGTGATTAGGCTATAAGCTCTGTTTGATTCATAGGAGGAAACTTGTTTAAACTACAATTTGTTGAACAAACCAGGACTCTTCATACTTCAGAACAGTTCAATAAATATGGTAAAGGAAGGAAAGCATTCCattcaattaaattaagaaGAAATATAAACTCTCTACCTGCAAGAGCTGCAAGATTTGGATCACTTTTGTAGTCTCGGATGACAAGACTGAAACTTCGATTGCTGAAGGAGTTAAAATCCTCAACAGCCATCCGCATAGCTAAAATCTCTTCCTTACCAATCCTGGAACTTTTGTCTACAATGACACCTATTCTGCCGTTTCTGCTATCCTCCGTCGTCGACTTCATGTTTCCTTCAGTTTCATGCTCCCCAGAAACCATCAAAGCAaacaagaagaaagaaaaaagaaaaggaaacttTCCCATTTTTCATAAAGGCATAGGCCAATGGGTCTACTTTCTCCTCTCCTATATATATGCAGTAAGAAGCCCCCAatcctttttctttatatttttcttgcCAACTAAGAAAAACATTACCTTTTTGGCTCATATAATCCAAATGACCAGGAAATCATAAGATTCAAGTGTGTCATAGACCACTAGCTTCAAAGTGTTTTGACTCTGCCTAGAATAATGAGTTGTGAGAGCTCGGAAAGGCATTGATTACTTAATACCACTTTGGTCAATATATGAGTTCAGACTATAAAATGATATTGACCCTCTTATACATGATGAAACTCAAAAGTCTTCCCTAAATTTCCAAAATGTACATCAAACACAGCCATTTCTTATTTGTACAATCCATATCATTCAAACAACTCAATGAACATGAAGAACTGAGAAAGAACATGGAAGCAGAAAATGGATTTAAATCAAAACTTCTTAGAAACTCAGGGATGTCATCAGCAATCGGATTATAATAATTGGAATTTCTAACTATTATACCTTCAATTAACTATAgtattactatttcaaattccTCTCTACTATATGCTTTTTCTATTTCCTACTcatcctctctttctctctttattacaatatttactatttcctaCCTATACTATTGTAACCCAACTACTATAATAACCACCGACTGTAATAACTAACTCAACACTTCAAATGCCCTCTTAGGTTTTACCATTTGGGTATTCTGATCACAGATACAATACAGAGCAAAAGCAATGTCCCAAAGCAAAAAGGGTATTCTTGGTTTGTGAAATCCAAGTGGGGGGAGAgagggaaaaggaaagaaacattagaaaatgaatattcaaAGGAGAAATACATACAAGagtgaataaagaatggataaAGGATTGACTATGTTGGTCAGAGTCATCATCAAGAAGGCGGAAATCTCTGAAGGTTGTTTTGTATATTCAAATAGAGAAAGAGAAATGAAACCTGGAATTGAATCTTTCAAGCTGCCTCTACATATTAAAAATTTCTCAAAGCATTTTCGTAGATTTCTTCTGGGACTTTTGAAAGAGTTGGCCAATATTTTAGGCATGTTATTCCATTCTTGTAAGTTGAATTTTTT
This region includes:
- the LOC120085302 gene encoding basic leucine zipper 34-like, which produces MAQLPPKIPSFPQNWPHFPPPNSMPNLTPPPPPPSSSPTTHQPNSSWLDDFLDFSTARRGLHRRSISDSIAFLETPFSDQCRNSSPALLHPPPPFDRLDDDQLMSMFSDDISIPLPASPSNPSTPSDQNSNNDDKNPTDDPMLSPPPPTLPPHQLKNEPADVEISSGCQLLHQSQPPPPSSAGDNSIDPKRVKRILANRQSAQRSRVRKLQYISELERSVTTLQTEVSALSPRVAFLDHQRLILNVDNSALKQRIAALAQDKIFKDAHQEALKKEIERLRQVYHQQSLKKMSSNQNGAAQPQPPSSGEGTPLQVAETEKEQAVS
- the LOC120085163 gene encoding glutamate receptor 2.8-like codes for the protein MGKFPFLFSFFLFALMVSGEHETEGNMKSTTEDSRNGRIGVIVDKSSRIGKEEILAMRMAVEDFNSFSNRSFSLVIRDYKSDPNLAALAANDLISMQRVQILIGPQTWEAASVVAEVGNEKQIPVLALVNEIPNWATERFEFLVQASPSQLNQMRAIAGIVSSWDWHLVNVIYEDRDFSTTGIFPHLVHALRDIGAEVSEFVGLSQFDSDLFSKELERLRRGSSRIFVVHMSFKLALRLFEIAKDMGMMGKDYVWITTDSFTNLAHSFNASINSLLQGVVGVKSFFPEDNPPFHEFYRRFCKRFRLEHSDEDNHEPGIFAIQAYDAARTAAMAMSEIQEKGNHLLEKIKLTDFQGLSGKIQFKDRKLALSDTFQIINVMGRSYRELGFWSDKLGFSRELRKNSSSSLSMKDLGEVFWPGGSSITPRGWVVSTDANSLRIGVPTSSMFKQYVHVEEDPMGNNLSFNGLAIDLFKATIDNLNFPLPYQFFRFDGPYDDLVEQVYLKNFDAVVGDIAILSRRYKNAEFTHPYSEAGLVMVVPTIKDTSNRALMFTKPFTVTMWFAIAVINVYNGFVVWFIERNHYLSHEGSMFNQAGTMLCSSFTTLFSLHGNVLHSNLSRMTMVVWLFMALVITQIYTANLTSMLTIQKLEPTITNIETLQRTNALVGFGRGSFVKRYLEDVLHFRAKNIRNYSTPDDYAEALRNQEIAAAFLEVPFVKIFLARFCREFMVSGPTYKVGGFGFAFPRGSPLLTDINEALLKVSETGKFRDLEDSMIANEKCEDEDAKDENSSLSPNSFFILFVLSGGVSTIALTLYIFNAHNFSFQQNTIWRLMIAVMRNWGKHRRRFSRQVSDEPQMTVSNNFSNTMDIQAQV